From Amphritea atlantica, a single genomic window includes:
- the rng gene encoding ribonuclease G: MSEEILINFTPIETRVAVIENGMPQEIYVERAERRGIVGNIYKGKVVRVLPGMQAAFVDIGLERAAFIHVDELQHPEDESTGANGKSSLTINRLLREGQSLTVQVTKDPLGTKGARLTTNLSIPSRYLVYMPGNEHIGISQRIEDSDERERLRTAVEEVVAGMGDQNTKVGGFILRTVSEGVSEEELKQDILFLCRLWESISRKVEEYSAPSCIYEDLPLNMRALRDMAHAGIERIRVDSKETFQRSQQFAEALVPEISGILEYYPGERPIFDLYNIEEEIQKALGRKVELKSGGYLIFDQTEAMTTVDINTGAYVGHRNLEETIFKTNLEAATAIGRQLRLRNLGGIIIIDFIDMLDEDHQRQVLRTLERVLEKDHVKCKVTGVSELGLVEMTRKRTRESLEHILCEPCEHCQGRGSVKTPETVCYEIFREILRQHRAYDTDSYLVLASDRVVSMLLDELSDHVAELEAFIAKTIRFQVEPMYGPEQYDVVLK; this comes from the coding sequence ATGAGCGAAGAGATTCTGATTAACTTTACCCCCATTGAGACCCGTGTTGCTGTTATAGAAAATGGTATGCCGCAGGAGATCTATGTTGAAAGGGCCGAGCGCCGGGGTATTGTCGGTAACATTTATAAAGGTAAGGTGGTACGCGTACTGCCGGGTATGCAGGCGGCATTTGTTGACATCGGTCTGGAGCGAGCAGCGTTTATTCATGTGGATGAGTTGCAGCATCCGGAGGATGAAAGCACTGGAGCCAATGGCAAAAGCAGCCTCACCATCAATCGCTTGTTACGTGAGGGTCAGTCACTGACCGTTCAGGTTACCAAGGATCCTCTCGGTACTAAAGGCGCACGCCTGACGACAAACCTCTCTATCCCCTCACGATACCTGGTCTATATGCCGGGTAATGAACATATCGGTATCTCCCAGCGTATTGAGGACAGTGACGAGCGGGAGCGATTGCGGACAGCGGTCGAAGAGGTGGTGGCCGGAATGGGCGATCAGAACACTAAAGTGGGCGGCTTTATCCTGCGAACTGTATCGGAAGGAGTATCAGAAGAAGAGTTGAAGCAGGATATCCTGTTTCTCTGTCGGTTATGGGAGTCGATCTCCCGTAAAGTTGAAGAGTATAGTGCTCCGTCCTGTATCTATGAAGATCTGCCTTTGAATATGCGTGCTTTAAGGGATATGGCGCATGCGGGGATCGAGCGTATACGGGTGGATTCAAAAGAGACATTCCAGCGCTCGCAACAGTTTGCTGAGGCGCTGGTGCCTGAGATCAGCGGTATCCTTGAGTACTATCCTGGAGAACGGCCAATTTTTGACCTCTATAATATTGAGGAAGAGATTCAGAAGGCGTTGGGACGCAAGGTCGAGCTAAAGTCCGGCGGTTATCTGATTTTTGATCAGACTGAAGCGATGACCACGGTGGATATTAACACCGGGGCTTACGTCGGACACCGGAATCTGGAAGAGACCATCTTTAAAACCAACCTGGAAGCGGCCACCGCGATCGGTCGTCAGTTGCGACTGCGAAACCTGGGTGGGATTATCATTATTGATTTTATCGATATGCTGGATGAAGACCATCAGCGTCAGGTGTTGCGTACCCTTGAGCGGGTGCTTGAAAAGGATCATGTGAAATGCAAGGTCACCGGAGTTTCCGAGCTGGGCCTGGTGGAGATGACCCGTAAGCGTACCCGGGAAAGTCTTGAGCATATACTCTGTGAACCCTGTGAGCATTGTCAGGGGCGGGGGTCGGTGAAAACCCCGGAAACCGTCTGTTATGAGATATTCAGGGAGATACTGCGACAGCACCGTGCCTATGATACCGACTCCTATCTGGTGCTGGCGTCTGACCGGGTGGTGTCGATGTTGCTGGATGAGCTTTCCGACCATGTCGCTGAGCTGGAGGCCTTTATTGCTAAAACAATCCGTTTTCAGGTCGAACCTATGTATGGCCCGGAACAGTATGATGTGGTGCTGAAATAG
- a CDS encoding DUF615 domain-containing protein, with product MSQKDDFLPDDDHESDEEWVSKSQRKREMEELQALGAKLPELNKEQLSKVPMSDILRAAVEEAQRLQPRCEAIRRQLQYIGRLMRAEDADEIQTAVDRFEAGKQAHLQVFHKLERWRDRLILGDNTDLEAYLKEDSGADIQHLRQLIRNAKKEASLNKPPVTSKKLFKYLRERADV from the coding sequence ATGAGTCAAAAAGACGATTTTCTCCCCGATGACGATCATGAATCTGATGAAGAGTGGGTTTCAAAAAGCCAACGCAAACGGGAGATGGAAGAGTTGCAGGCACTGGGAGCCAAACTCCCTGAATTAAACAAAGAGCAGCTGTCCAAGGTGCCAATGAGTGATATCCTGCGCGCAGCCGTGGAAGAAGCTCAGCGCCTTCAGCCCCGCTGTGAAGCGATCAGACGCCAATTGCAGTACATTGGCCGGCTGATGCGGGCAGAAGATGCTGACGAGATTCAAACCGCTGTCGACCGCTTTGAAGCAGGAAAACAGGCGCACTTACAGGTATTCCACAAGCTGGAACGCTGGCGCGATCGTCTGATCCTGGGAGATAACACCGATCTGGAAGCCTATCTGAAAGAGGATTCCGGCGCTGACATCCAGCACCTCCGGCAACTGATCCGCAACGCGAAAAAAGAAGCCAGCCTGAATAAACCACCGGTTACCTCGAAAAAACTGTTTAAGTATCTGCGCGAAAGAGCAGACGTATAA
- the mgtE gene encoding magnesium transporter, which translates to MNASTNESELDKLNTALEEGAFRQIRYTLNKTLRPSEVAHLIEKSPPKERRLLWSLIHKDIEADVLQELGDDVKSEILSKMNTSEVLAISESLETDDLADMMQQLPETVMHELLRSMDHQNRERLEKVLSYPEDTAGGLMNTDTITIRPDITIEAALRYLRRHAELPDMTDSLFVVSRKDTYIGSLPLTRMLVSDPSSTVREMMVTDKPPIPADMEDTLVAKLFEQEDLVSAPVVDEDGQLLGRITIDDVVDVIREDADHSLMSMAGLDEDEDTFAPIMKTTRRRAVWLGINLITAFLASAVIGLFEETIAKVVALAVLMPIVASMGGIAGSQVLTLMIRGQALGHVERSNAGWLLNREMVVGALNGILWALVVAVIAIIWFQDLTIGIIIACAIIINLFAAALAGTMLPIVLKAWGIDPALAGSVLLTTITDVVGFFAFLGLATFFYS; encoded by the coding sequence ATGAACGCCAGCACAAACGAGAGCGAACTGGATAAGCTGAATACAGCCCTCGAAGAGGGCGCCTTCAGACAGATACGCTATACCCTCAATAAAACCTTACGCCCCTCTGAAGTCGCCCATCTCATTGAGAAATCGCCGCCTAAAGAGCGACGTTTGCTATGGAGCCTGATCCATAAAGATATTGAAGCGGATGTACTTCAGGAGCTGGGGGATGACGTAAAGTCAGAGATCCTCAGTAAGATGAATACCTCGGAAGTTCTGGCGATATCCGAGTCGCTGGAAACCGATGATCTTGCCGACATGATGCAGCAACTGCCGGAAACGGTAATGCATGAGCTGTTGCGCTCCATGGATCACCAGAATCGTGAGCGACTGGAGAAGGTACTCTCCTATCCGGAAGATACTGCCGGCGGCCTGATGAATACGGATACCATCACCATCCGGCCGGATATAACCATTGAGGCGGCGCTGCGTTATCTTCGCCGTCACGCTGAACTACCCGATATGACTGACTCGCTGTTTGTTGTCAGTCGTAAGGATACCTATATCGGTAGCCTGCCACTGACCCGGATGCTGGTAAGCGATCCATCCAGCACCGTGCGGGAGATGATGGTCACGGATAAACCTCCCATCCCGGCAGATATGGAAGACACCCTGGTCGCAAAACTGTTTGAGCAGGAAGACCTGGTATCGGCGCCGGTGGTTGATGAAGATGGCCAGCTGCTGGGACGGATCACTATCGATGACGTGGTCGATGTAATCCGCGAAGATGCTGACCATTCACTGATGAGCATGGCGGGTCTGGACGAAGATGAGGACACCTTCGCTCCGATTATGAAAACCACCCGGCGTCGGGCAGTATGGCTGGGTATTAACCTGATCACTGCGTTTCTCGCCTCCGCGGTTATCGGCCTGTTCGAGGAAACCATCGCTAAGGTGGTCGCCCTGGCGGTACTAATGCCGATTGTTGCCAGCATGGGCGGGATCGCCGGCAGCCAGGTGTTGACCCTGATGATTCGAGGCCAGGCACTGGGACACGTAGAACGTTCCAATGCTGGCTGGCTGTTAAACCGGGAAATGGTGGTTGGCGCACTCAACGGTATACTCTGGGCTCTCGTTGTTGCGGTAATCGCCATCATCTGGTTCCAGGATCTGACCATCGGCATCATTATCGCCTGTGCTATCATTATTAATCTATTTGCCGCTGCACTGGCTGGTACAATGCTACCGATCGTTCTGAAGGCCTGGGGTATTGATCCGGCACTGGCAGGCAGCGTTTTGTTAACCACGATTACAGATGTAGTCGGATTTTTTGCATTCCTCGGTCTGGCTACTTTTTTCTATAGCTAG
- a CDS encoding HPr family phosphocarrier protein produces the protein MLEKQITIINKLGLHARAAAKLINVTSSFSSDIQLTKDGRQVDGKSIMSVMMLAASKGTELTISTSGEDELQAMNAIELLINNRFDEEE, from the coding sequence ATGCTGGAAAAACAGATCACCATTATCAACAAGCTGGGATTGCACGCACGTGCCGCCGCTAAACTGATTAATGTGACCAGCTCATTCTCGTCAGATATTCAGCTCACCAAGGATGGCCGACAGGTCGATGGCAAAAGCATTATGTCGGTAATGATGCTTGCCGCCAGCAAAGGCACTGAACTGACTATTTCCACCTCAGGTGAGGACGAACTACAGGCAATGAATGCCATTGAACTGCTGATCAATAACCGGTTTGACGAAGAAGAATAA
- the rapZ gene encoding RNase adapter RapZ, with product MKLIIISGRSGSGKSTALQALEDVGFYCIDNLPATLLPDLVNQILRDPDHPHKFAVSIDARNQHSNLKQFPEIFKRLRETGELDCEILYLDSSETTLLQRYSATRRKHPLSDDSQGLQQAISFEKRLLEPVSDLAAIRIDTTRLSLYELRDSIKLRVARRQEQELSLQFESFGYKHGIPLDVDFTFDVRCLPNPYWVPELRGYTGQEQPVIEFLEQQPEVQEMLADITRFLEKWLPLFEKNNRSYITVGIGCTGGQHRSVFLSERLAGHFRATMDNVQIRHRELN from the coding sequence ATGAAGCTGATTATCATCAGTGGACGCTCAGGCTCAGGTAAGTCGACGGCGCTGCAGGCACTGGAAGATGTTGGCTTTTACTGTATTGATAACCTACCGGCAACGCTTCTGCCAGATCTGGTGAATCAGATTCTGCGTGATCCGGATCATCCGCATAAATTTGCTGTCAGCATCGACGCCCGCAATCAGCACAGTAATCTGAAACAATTTCCTGAAATTTTCAAACGCCTGCGTGAAACCGGGGAGCTTGACTGTGAGATCCTCTATCTCGACAGTTCAGAAACAACCCTGCTGCAACGCTACAGCGCCACCCGCAGGAAACACCCGCTGTCTGATGACTCTCAAGGCCTGCAGCAGGCAATCAGCTTTGAAAAACGCTTACTCGAACCGGTCTCCGATCTGGCCGCCATCCGCATCGATACTACCCGCCTTTCGCTCTATGAACTGAGAGACAGCATCAAGCTGAGAGTTGCCCGGCGACAGGAGCAGGAGCTCTCGCTTCAGTTCGAATCTTTCGGCTATAAACATGGCATACCACTGGACGTTGATTTTACCTTTGATGTTCGTTGCCTGCCAAACCCATACTGGGTGCCCGAACTGCGTGGATATACGGGTCAGGAGCAGCCGGTCATTGAGTTTCTGGAGCAGCAGCCCGAAGTCCAGGAGATGCTGGCAGATATAACCCGCTTCCTGGAAAAATGGCTGCCTCTGTTTGAAAAGAATAACCGCAGCTATATCACCGTTGGCATCGGCTGCACCGGAGGCCAGCACCGCTCAGTGTTTCTCAGTGAACGTCTTGCTGGCCATTTCCGGGCAACTATGGATAATGTCCAGATACGTCATCGCGAACTGAACTGA
- the ptsN gene encoding PTS IIA-like nitrogen regulatory protein PtsN yields MLISELLAPSGALHALEGGSKKRILEIASQHIAEQHPGLEAETIFAGLLGRERLGSTGIGDGVAIPHCRLDECQQATALLIQLIEPIDFDAVDGKPVDLLFVLLVPSEACDQHLQTLASLAELFSQARIREKLRKATSAEALYTVMTESSQE; encoded by the coding sequence ATGCTAATTTCAGAATTATTAGCGCCCTCCGGAGCACTTCATGCTCTGGAGGGAGGAAGCAAAAAACGAATCCTCGAAATTGCCAGCCAGCACATCGCTGAACAGCATCCGGGACTTGAAGCTGAAACCATATTCGCGGGTCTGTTAGGCCGGGAGAGACTGGGCAGCACAGGTATCGGTGATGGTGTGGCGATTCCTCACTGCCGCCTGGATGAGTGCCAACAGGCTACCGCTTTGTTGATTCAACTCATCGAACCGATCGACTTTGATGCGGTTGATGGCAAGCCGGTCGACCTGCTGTTTGTTCTGCTGGTGCCCTCTGAGGCGTGTGATCAACACCTGCAGACTCTGGCCAGCCTCGCCGAGTTATTCAGTCAGGCCAGAATCCGCGAAAAACTTCGCAAGGCCACATCAGCAGAAGCGCTTTATACCGTAATGACTGAGTCAAGTCAGGAATAG
- the raiA gene encoding ribosome-associated translation inhibitor RaiA, whose translation MQINITGHHVELTDSLNDYVQSKFEKLERHFDNITNAQVTLSVEKTRQKAEGDVHVAGGQLFASDEQGDMYAAIDGLIDKLDRQIIKHKEKMKTHK comes from the coding sequence ATCAATATTACGGGTCACCACGTTGAACTGACTGATTCCCTGAACGACTATGTTCAGAGTAAATTTGAGAAGCTTGAGCGTCACTTCGACAACATCACCAATGCACAGGTAACTTTAAGCGTAGAGAAAACCCGCCAGAAAGCGGAAGGCGATGTCCATGTAGCCGGAGGACAGCTGTTCGCGTCCGATGAGCAGGGAGATATGTACGCCGCGATTGATGGCCTGATTGATAAGCTTGACCGTCAGATCATCAAACATAAAGAAAAGATGAAAACTCACAAGTAA